One part of the Acidobacteriota bacterium genome encodes these proteins:
- a CDS encoding homoserine dehydrogenase yields the protein MSIKTTLGIIGLGTVGTGVVNLLRDNPQFDIRGIAVAHLDKPREVDLQQLALTNDPFKLADDPEIEVIVEVVGGVDPMYEVVKRALTNGKHLVTANKELIAKHGPELFALANAHNVTIFFEAAVGGGIPLISTLQRGLQANRIARVAGIINGTTNYILTKMELEKKPFAEALSEAQAAGFAETDPTNDIEGFDVVYKIAILSSLAFQTPVEVGQIYRQGITAISDLDIQLANEFGYRIKMIGLAQPGNDEQPETNFPQRLDVRAHPMLVPQHHPLAGVEGVNNAIFISGSAVGEIMLFGPGAGRYPTASAVVGDVINLASAIKLPDFARYFQSSIRSQASEVFPIAETVNGYYIRLETRDSPGVIGHLGQAFGNHGVSLHSFTQKGVTEDGTATIVLLTHRVREQQLQDALREIEAQPTTKQVAIVLRVLN from the coding sequence ATGAGCATCAAGACTACACTTGGCATTATCGGCCTGGGCACCGTCGGCACAGGCGTCGTCAATTTATTGCGCGACAATCCCCAGTTCGACATTCGCGGCATCGCCGTCGCCCACCTCGACAAACCGCGCGAAGTGGACTTGCAACAACTCGCGCTCACCAACGACCCCTTCAAACTGGCCGACGACCCGGAGATTGAAGTCATTGTCGAAGTTGTGGGCGGCGTTGACCCCATGTACGAGGTGGTCAAACGCGCGCTCACCAACGGCAAACACCTGGTCACCGCCAACAAAGAACTCATTGCCAAACACGGCCCCGAGCTTTTCGCGCTGGCCAATGCACACAACGTCACGATCTTTTTTGAAGCGGCGGTTGGCGGCGGCATCCCGTTGATTTCGACTTTGCAACGCGGCCTCCAAGCCAATCGCATCGCGCGCGTCGCCGGCATCATCAACGGCACGACTAACTACATCCTGACCAAAATGGAGTTGGAGAAGAAGCCCTTTGCCGAAGCCTTGAGCGAAGCGCAGGCCGCAGGCTTTGCCGAAACCGACCCGACCAACGACATCGAAGGCTTTGATGTCGTTTACAAAATCGCCATCCTTTCCTCGCTCGCCTTTCAAACGCCGGTCGAAGTCGGCCAGATTTACCGCCAGGGCATCACCGCCATAAGCGACCTGGACATTCAACTCGCCAACGAATTCGGCTACCGCATCAAGATGATCGGCCTGGCGCAGCCGGGGAATGACGAACAGCCAGAAACCAACTTTCCACAAAGACTCGACGTGCGCGCGCACCCGATGCTCGTCCCGCAGCATCATCCGTTGGCGGGCGTCGAGGGCGTCAACAATGCGATTTTCATCAGCGGCAGCGCGGTCGGCGAAATCATGCTGTTCGGCCCCGGCGCGGGCCGCTACCCCACGGCCAGTGCGGTCGTCGGCGATGTGATCAATCTGGCCAGTGCCATCAAGCTGCCCGACTTCGCGCGTTACTTCCAATCCTCCATCCGCTCGCAAGCCTCTGAAGTTTTCCCGATTGCCGAAACGGTGAACGGCTATTACATCCGCCTCGAAACGCGCGACTCGCCCGGCGTCATCGGCCATCTGGGCCAGGCTTTCGGCAACCACGGCGTCAGTTTGCACAGCTTCACGCAAAAGGGCGTGACCGAAGACGGCACGGCGACCATCGTCTTGCTGACACATCGCGTGCGCGAGCAGCAATTGCAGGACGCGCTGCGCGAGATCGAAGCGCAGCCGACGACGAAGCAAGTGGCGATTGTGTTGCGCGTCTTGAATTAA